One genomic segment of Rubeoparvulum massiliense includes these proteins:
- a CDS encoding ABC transporter permease, translated as MKNNRLNKRYLFQPGGTRGVKPLVFQIIDRLLYLLVIGSILIFILWPIVQVFKESFYVDGKWDLTLYRDLFRENQRLLWNSLWVAGWSTLLTAIVAIPMATYLYFLKGAWKRTILALLLLTMISPPFISSLAYITLFGRRGWITHDLLGLTWNTYGWHGIVLMQAISYIPFATLLIYGVLQGVERKLLYASLDAGVSLRRTITQILLPLARPGIIVALLITFVKSLSDFGTPIFIGGSYNVLATEAYLQVIAQYNTAKGAAMSVLLLIPALIALLIYRYYLTRLPSGFDREISDLWESEAVLRLRGRVRLFLGGVTWSYLAIMLLQYGTILFMSVTKRRPDGIHFTLEYFQSFSLHQLDSLVRSIGYAIGAGLIASLLGILFAYYVERRQVRGGRLLDFSATFPYIIPGTFFGIGYILAFRSPPLALTGTALIVLCNYIFRQLPFTTKTASAVMKQFNPQLEHAGRDLGATHFHILTQIILPMMKPAFILSFVNTFTVTMTSLGAVIFLIYPGGKVATVDLFNSIRDGEYGAAAVMAVCIILVTLSINLIFSRLVLKGGRRSI; from the coding sequence TTGAAAAACAATAGGCTGAATAAGCGCTATCTATTTCAACCAGGGGGCACGCGGGGCGTGAAACCCCTGGTTTTTCAAATCATTGATCGATTGCTCTATCTCCTTGTCATTGGTAGTATTCTTATTTTTATCCTCTGGCCGATTGTACAGGTTTTTAAGGAGAGCTTCTATGTAGACGGTAAGTGGGATCTTACTCTTTATCGTGACTTATTTCGTGAGAATCAGCGGCTACTATGGAACAGCTTATGGGTTGCAGGTTGGTCTACTTTGCTTACTGCGATTGTCGCTATCCCGATGGCTACGTATCTTTACTTTCTAAAGGGAGCCTGGAAACGAACCATTCTTGCCTTACTGCTATTAACCATGATCTCTCCACCCTTTATCTCCTCCTTAGCATATATCACCTTATTCGGACGACGAGGTTGGATCACCCACGACCTTCTTGGGCTGACATGGAATACTTATGGATGGCATGGGATTGTACTGATGCAAGCGATTAGCTATATTCCTTTCGCTACCTTGCTCATCTATGGTGTGCTTCAAGGGGTTGAGCGAAAATTATTATATGCATCACTGGATGCCGGTGTTAGCTTACGCCGAACTATTACACAAATTCTTCTACCCTTAGCGCGACCAGGAATTATTGTGGCATTGCTCATCACCTTTGTTAAGTCCCTTTCCGATTTTGGAACGCCAATCTTTATTGGTGGTAGCTATAATGTCTTAGCAACAGAGGCGTATTTACAGGTCATCGCTCAATACAATACAGCAAAAGGCGCTGCCATGAGTGTCTTATTGCTGATACCAGCTCTCATCGCCCTTTTGATTTACCGCTATTATCTTACACGTCTACCATCTGGCTTCGATCGAGAGATCAGTGACCTTTGGGAGAGTGAAGCGGTACTACGACTTCGCGGAAGAGTTCGGCTATTCTTAGGAGGCGTCACCTGGAGCTATCTCGCCATCATGCTATTACAGTATGGAACCATTCTCTTCATGTCTGTGACCAAGCGAAGACCAGATGGTATCCACTTTACCTTAGAGTATTTTCAGAGTTTTTCCCTGCATCAATTGGATAGTCTCGTCAGAAGCATTGGCTATGCCATTGGAGCTGGTCTCATCGCCAGTTTACTCGGTATTCTCTTCGCTTATTATGTGGAGCGGCGACAGGTAAGAGGGGGTAGGTTACTAGATTTTAGCGCTACCTTTCCCTATATCATTCCCGGTACCTTCTTTGGGATCGGATATATCCTCGCTTTTCGCTCACCACCTCTGGCCTTAACAGGGACAGCGCTGATTGTTCTATGTAACTATATCTTTCGTCAGCTTCCCTTTACAACGAAGACGGCCAGTGCAGTAATGAAACAGTTCAATCCCCAATTGGAGCATGCGGGACGAGATTTGGGAGCAACTCATTTTCATATTCTAACGCAAATTATTCTCCCTATGATGAAGCCTGCTTTCATCCTTAGTTTTGTTAATACCTTTACGGTGACCATGACCTCATTAGGGGCAGTTATTTTCTTAATCTATCCAGGAGGAAAGGTAGCTACCGTGGATCTATTCAATTCCATCCGCGATGGAGAATACGGGGCAGCCGCTGTGATGGCTGTCTGTATCATATTGGTAACCTTAAGTATCAATCTGATCTTTTCCCGCTTGGTGTTGAAGGGAGGTAGACGAAGCATATGA
- a CDS encoding ABC transporter ATP-binding protein, which translates to MSEEFNENYLQVQHLYKRFGEEIAIQDLTFNLRKGELAALVGPSGCGKTTTLNMIGGFITPEQGHIILDGIKITGTAPEYRPVATVFQQYALFPHMTVAENVAYGLKHSTHLKRRERVEKTKEMLQLVGLSSYENEQISSLSGGQQQRVAVARALIIQPKLLLLDEPFSNLDAQLRVRMRSELKRLQERVQITMLLVTHDQEEALSIADRVMVMNQGQLEQVGTPAEVYGEPETAFVAQFIGRNNFFHIGSDQYYLRPEQIQLSAVKQDERGIGGIIEQIQFMGSFLTYLVKTERGTFEVDLPNHGVVLFQLGEQVYLTLAEKRVLPKEKS; encoded by the coding sequence ATGAGCGAAGAGTTCAATGAAAATTATCTTCAGGTCCAGCATCTGTATAAAAGGTTTGGTGAGGAGATCGCCATTCAAGATCTGACTTTTAATCTGAGGAAGGGAGAGCTGGCTGCTCTCGTTGGACCCAGTGGCTGTGGCAAGACCACAACACTGAATATGATTGGAGGCTTTATCACTCCTGAACAGGGTCATATTATCCTGGATGGTATTAAGATTACAGGAACAGCCCCGGAATATCGTCCTGTAGCAACGGTGTTTCAACAGTATGCCTTGTTCCCCCATATGACAGTGGCAGAGAATGTGGCATATGGCTTAAAGCATTCTACACATTTAAAGCGGCGTGAGCGGGTAGAGAAAACGAAGGAGATGTTACAATTAGTTGGGCTATCCTCCTATGAGAATGAACAGATCTCCTCTCTAAGTGGTGGTCAACAACAACGTGTTGCCGTGGCGAGGGCTCTAATCATACAACCGAAACTTCTCCTGTTGGATGAGCCCTTTAGCAATCTGGATGCCCAATTGCGTGTACGAATGCGTAGTGAGCTTAAGCGACTGCAAGAGCGAGTACAGATTACCATGCTGTTAGTCACCCATGATCAAGAAGAAGCATTAAGCATTGCAGATCGTGTCATGGTGATGAATCAGGGACAACTCGAGCAGGTGGGGACTCCCGCTGAAGTATATGGCGAACCAGAGACAGCATTTGTTGCGCAATTTATCGGGAGAAATAACTTCTTCCACATTGGTTCAGACCAGTACTACCTCCGTCCTGAACAGATACAACTTTCAGCGGTGAAACAAGATGAGCGTGGGATCGGTGGTATCATTGAACAGATTCAATTTATGGGGTCATTTCTAACCTATTTGGTTAAGACAGAACGGGGCACTTTTGAAGTGGATCTTCCTAATCATGGCGTGGTATTGTTTCAACTGGGAGAACAGGTCTATCTCACGCTTGCAGAAAAACGTGTTCTTCCAAAGGAGAAATCGTAG
- a CDS encoding 2'-5' RNA ligase family protein produces the protein MKYSVVIFPSEEIRSMANSLRKRYDSYFHQIEPYVTLLDPFTLTDEERQSSSSFLEAVAKDTEAFSLTFHKVGTFHPVTPIVYLAIQEKDALHHLHQRLSNGPIQVERKYSFVPHLTVARDLAEGELLDVYGRLRLRSFQLACIINQFHLIKQTADGTWQVDETFLL, from the coding sequence ATGAAATATAGCGTGGTGATCTTTCCTTCTGAAGAGATTCGAAGCATGGCAAACTCGTTACGAAAACGTTATGATTCCTATTTTCACCAAATTGAACCCTATGTTACTTTGCTAGATCCCTTTACGCTTACTGATGAAGAACGTCAATCTTCTAGCTCATTCTTAGAAGCTGTGGCAAAAGATACTGAGGCATTTTCCCTTACCTTTCATAAGGTAGGTACCTTCCACCCTGTTACACCCATCGTCTATCTTGCCATCCAAGAAAAAGATGCGCTTCATCATCTTCATCAGCGCCTATCCAATGGCCCTATTCAGGTAGAAAGGAAGTACTCCTTTGTCCCACACTTAACGGTTGCCCGTGATTTAGCTGAGGGCGAACTTCTCGATGTCTATGGGCGCTTGCGCTTGCGCTCCTTTCAATTAGCTTGTATAATCAATCAGTTCCATCTCATTAAACAGACAGCAGATGGCACATGGCAAGTGGATGAGACCTTCTTATTATGA
- a CDS encoding PHP domain-containing protein yields MKHYDLHTHSTASDGVLSPSEVVKRAGANGLSGIALTDHDTVAGLSEAEQTGIEIGVEVVKGIEISTLDDGKDIHVLGYEMDIHNQDFLKKCEELQHVRDRRNEMMIARLQELGISITLEEVVAQKGSSSNIGRPHMAQLLIEKGIVSSMPQAFKEYLGVGGKAYVTPPRIRPEEAIQMIHAAGGVAVLAHPGLYGKPELIPRLVEAGLDGIEIWHSDHNRSTETEYLQLAEEYGLLTTAGSDFHGERHGEVFHGDIGSKKIDETVVEQIQALARERKTFEK; encoded by the coding sequence ATGAAGCATTATGATCTTCACACACATTCCACCGCTTCCGATGGTGTTCTCTCCCCTAGTGAGGTTGTTAAACGAGCAGGAGCCAATGGACTGAGTGGCATTGCCTTAACTGATCATGATACAGTAGCAGGATTATCTGAAGCAGAACAGACTGGCATAGAAATTGGTGTGGAAGTAGTGAAGGGCATTGAGATCTCCACCCTAGATGATGGAAAGGACATTCATGTTCTTGGTTATGAGATGGATATTCATAACCAGGATTTCTTAAAGAAATGTGAGGAACTGCAACATGTCCGGGATCGCCGAAACGAAATGATGATTGCAAGATTGCAGGAATTAGGAATATCCATCACCCTGGAAGAGGTTGTGGCACAGAAGGGATCTAGTTCCAATATTGGCAGGCCTCATATGGCTCAGCTCTTAATTGAGAAAGGGATTGTTTCATCCATGCCCCAGGCTTTTAAAGAGTATCTAGGAGTGGGTGGAAAGGCTTATGTAACTCCGCCAAGAATTCGACCTGAGGAAGCAATTCAGATGATCCATGCTGCTGGTGGTGTAGCAGTGCTTGCTCATCCGGGACTCTACGGTAAGCCTGAGCTAATCCCACGCTTGGTGGAAGCAGGTCTCGATGGCATTGAGATCTGGCATAGTGATCATAATCGAAGCACCGAAACAGAGTACCTACAGCTAGCCGAAGAGTATGGATTGTTGACGACAGCAGGCTCTGATTTTCATGGTGAACGTCATGGGGAAGTCTTCCATGGGGACATTGGAAGCAAGAAGATCGATGAGACGGTTGTAGAGCAGATTCAAGCATTGGCTAGAGAGCGAAAAACATTCGAGAAATAA
- a CDS encoding phosphatidylglycerophosphatase A family protein — translation MRRQVHSKEVKEATLRLLEERGVQIEDIAEIVYLMQAPYNVGLSIKSCIESVEAVLEKREVQHAVLVGIELDRLAEQGKLSEPLQSIVESDEGLFGCDETLALGSVFGYGSIAVTTFGHLDKHKLGIIKQLDTKAGHSVHTFLDDMVASIAASAASRLAHRLRDEEEALREQGVNPSA, via the coding sequence ATGAGACGTCAAGTCCATTCCAAAGAGGTTAAGGAAGCTACACTACGGTTACTAGAGGAACGTGGTGTTCAAATTGAGGATATCGCTGAAATTGTTTATCTGATGCAAGCTCCATACAATGTCGGTCTCTCGATCAAATCATGTATTGAAAGCGTCGAGGCCGTCTTAGAAAAGCGTGAGGTACAGCACGCTGTTTTGGTGGGGATCGAACTGGATCGCTTAGCCGAACAAGGTAAGTTGTCTGAGCCTTTACAATCCATCGTTGAAAGTGATGAAGGATTATTTGGCTGTGATGAAACACTGGCCCTTGGGTCTGTCTTTGGTTATGGTAGTATCGCAGTCACCACCTTCGGTCACTTGGATAAGCATAAGCTAGGGATTATTAAGCAGTTGGATACAAAAGCTGGTCACTCCGTTCATACCTTCCTCGATGATATGGTGGCAAGTATTGCAGCTAGTGCTGCCAGTCGGCTTGCCCATCGGTTACGCGATGAAGAAGAAGCGTTGCGCGAACAAGGGGTTAACCCTTCTGCTTAG
- a CDS encoding ABC transporter substrate-binding protein: MKQYSWKWLTTVLMIALVGLLMVACGNDTTAPDENKGEAPVQENNAPAQGEAPSIEGTTIQIIATSKADDVFAEFTKDTGVKVEYLDMSSGEVIARVRAEGGKPAADVWFGGGIDAFLAAKDEGFIQPYLSPETEHIPAMYFDPEGYWTGFDKVITGFIVNTDVLKEKGLTAPATWNDLAKPEYQGEILMSSPAISGTNYAVVNGLIQAKGDEAWDIFHGIGENAPFFGKRGSEPSNKTVAGEVGIGITYINGGIIQLMDEHPVQVIYPEDGIPWVPACISIFNGTDNVEGSKAFVDWVLSKKGQEFLRDYNQALPVRDDVEMPEILKDFPADRLYEVDFSLFGTQRDAILTRWAEEVEKQ, from the coding sequence ATGAAGCAATACTCATGGAAATGGTTAACAACCGTATTGATGATCGCTTTAGTTGGTCTATTGATGGTGGCATGTGGAAATGATACCACAGCACCAGATGAGAATAAGGGTGAGGCGCCTGTACAGGAGAATAATGCACCTGCTCAAGGGGAAGCTCCTTCTATTGAAGGAACTACAATTCAGATCATCGCAACCTCGAAGGCTGATGATGTTTTTGCAGAATTCACGAAGGATACTGGCGTAAAAGTGGAATATTTAGATATGTCGTCTGGTGAAGTGATTGCTCGCGTACGTGCAGAGGGGGGTAAGCCTGCTGCGGATGTCTGGTTTGGCGGTGGTATTGATGCCTTCCTTGCTGCGAAAGATGAAGGATTTATTCAACCCTATCTCTCTCCTGAAACCGAGCATATTCCTGCCATGTATTTCGATCCAGAAGGATATTGGACAGGCTTTGATAAAGTGATTACAGGTTTTATCGTGAATACCGATGTATTGAAGGAGAAGGGCTTAACAGCTCCAGCTACTTGGAATGACTTAGCGAAGCCAGAATATCAAGGTGAAATTTTAATGTCTAGCCCTGCAATCTCTGGTACCAACTATGCAGTAGTGAACGGTTTAATCCAAGCCAAGGGTGATGAAGCATGGGATATTTTCCATGGTATTGGTGAGAATGCACCTTTCTTTGGCAAACGTGGTAGTGAACCGTCTAATAAGACCGTTGCTGGTGAAGTGGGTATTGGTATCACCTATATTAATGGAGGTATTATTCAATTAATGGACGAGCATCCTGTTCAAGTGATTTACCCAGAGGATGGGATTCCTTGGGTGCCAGCATGTATCTCCATTTTTAATGGAACCGATAATGTAGAAGGCTCTAAAGCCTTTGTGGACTGGGTTCTTTCCAAAAAAGGTCAAGAGTTCTTACGAGATTATAATCAAGCCTTACCTGTTCGTGATGATGTAGAAATGCCAGAGATTCTGAAGGATTTTCCAGCGGATCGCTTATATGAGGTGGACTTCTCCTTGTTTGGAACACAACGGGATGCTATCTTAACAAGGTGGGCTGAGGAAGTTGAAAAACAATAG
- the fabI gene encoding enoyl-ACP reductase FabI: MSLLSGKKILVMGVANHRSIAWGIAQSLAREGAELHFTFQGEKTKPRVEELATTLQQEKQPLVLPCDVTNDEDIQALFNTLQAEVGVLHGVVHCIAFAKQEDLKGEFVNTSRDGFALAQDISTYSLIAVTRAARPLMTEGGSILTMTYLGGERVVQNYNMMGVAKAALDQTVRYLANDLGKEGIRVNAISAGPIRTLAAKGVGDFNSILHVMEEKAPLRRSVTQEEVGDSALFLLSDWARGITGEVLHVDGGFHIVAY; the protein is encoded by the coding sequence ATGTCATTGCTATCTGGGAAAAAAATCTTAGTCATGGGTGTAGCTAATCATCGAAGTATTGCATGGGGGATTGCCCAATCATTAGCAAGAGAAGGAGCTGAACTACATTTTACCTTTCAAGGTGAGAAGACGAAGCCGCGGGTAGAAGAGCTAGCAACTACACTTCAACAAGAGAAACAACCTCTCGTACTCCCATGCGATGTAACCAATGATGAAGATATCCAAGCCTTATTTAATACCTTGCAAGCAGAAGTGGGTGTTCTACATGGCGTGGTACACTGTATCGCATTTGCAAAGCAGGAGGATCTAAAAGGAGAGTTTGTGAATACATCCAGAGATGGTTTTGCTTTAGCCCAAGATATTAGTACCTACTCATTAATCGCGGTTACTCGTGCAGCACGCCCTCTCATGACAGAAGGTGGCAGCATTCTTACCATGACTTATCTCGGCGGTGAGCGTGTTGTTCAGAATTACAATATGATGGGAGTTGCTAAGGCAGCCCTAGATCAGACGGTACGATATCTAGCGAATGATCTAGGTAAAGAAGGTATCCGTGTTAACGCCATCTCTGCAGGTCCAATTCGCACGCTAGCTGCGAAAGGGGTAGGCGATTTCAATTCGATTCTACATGTGATGGAAGAGAAGGCGCCACTTCGTCGTTCTGTTACACAAGAGGAAGTAGGAGATTCTGCACTTTTCTTACTCAGTGATTGGGCACGAGGAATTACTGGAGAAGTTCTCCACGTGGATGGCGGTTTTCACATCGTTGCATATTAA
- a CDS encoding DUF3153 domain-containing protein, which produces MHIPKIWVQSLLIFSFLFMLILLPGCAEIEGVVDMNWQGKGTFQLNMSYPDYLHKQIRSLLTDLTPTLESRGYQIEFSPMDLGEHSFRLSTPLPFQQKNLGFPENWLPQISIEEKEHWWTKEYLISANFDWSQWNGQDFASNITSQLSKLVKPRFVLKLPISASASNATRVEKGGKRLSWDLSLTKPNQLEVQIRVPHPFHILLSSGAIFLLITLYLGWRRLRHR; this is translated from the coding sequence ATGCATATTCCTAAGATATGGGTGCAGTCACTCCTGATCTTCAGCTTTCTATTCATGCTAATTCTCCTTCCAGGCTGTGCGGAAATTGAAGGCGTAGTAGATATGAATTGGCAGGGAAAAGGAACCTTTCAACTCAATATGAGCTATCCAGATTATCTCCATAAGCAGATAAGGTCACTGCTAACAGATCTCACACCAACCTTAGAATCAAGAGGCTATCAGATCGAATTCTCACCAATGGACCTAGGGGAACACTCTTTCCGGTTAAGCACCCCGCTTCCCTTTCAACAGAAGAACCTTGGATTCCCTGAGAATTGGCTGCCCCAGATTAGCATTGAGGAGAAAGAACATTGGTGGACAAAAGAATACCTTATTTCTGCAAACTTTGACTGGAGTCAATGGAATGGACAGGATTTTGCTTCGAATATCACTAGCCAGCTAAGCAAGCTAGTGAAGCCCCGTTTTGTTTTGAAACTACCCATTTCAGCAAGTGCAAGTAATGCAACTCGTGTGGAAAAGGGTGGAAAACGGTTAAGCTGGGATCTCTCACTGACCAAGCCTAATCAGCTAGAGGTTCAAATCCGTGTCCCCCACCCTTTTCACATTCTCCTAAGTAGCGGTGCAATTTTCCTTTTAATTACACTTTACTTGGGGTGGAGAAGATTGCGCCATCGATAA
- a CDS encoding PHP-associated domain-containing protein, with protein sequence MLIDTHMHEKTYSGDSHQALEEIVKTARERGLDAVCITDHESNRLWDEAHRYAKENGFPIFVGTEILTKEGDLVVFGLTDLPEEMLHAQDLIRLVDQAGGVCISAHPYRTNNRGLGNHLRDVEGLAGVEAFNGNTPPHHNLMAYAVATELGLPMFGASDAHWAHQVGKYATIFPDGIRDEQDLIAAIRSKEVRPAVYYEGEYISIDLAQQLHRP encoded by the coding sequence ATGTTAATCGACACGCATATGCACGAAAAAACCTATTCTGGAGATAGTCATCAAGCCTTAGAAGAGATTGTGAAAACCGCAAGAGAGCGTGGATTGGATGCAGTCTGTATTACAGATCATGAGAGTAATCGATTGTGGGATGAAGCGCATCGCTACGCCAAGGAGAACGGTTTTCCCATTTTTGTCGGTACTGAGATCCTGACGAAGGAAGGAGATCTCGTGGTATTTGGCTTAACTGATCTACCAGAGGAGATGCTGCATGCCCAAGATTTGATCCGTCTCGTTGACCAAGCAGGTGGTGTTTGTATCAGCGCCCACCCATATCGCACGAATAATCGTGGGCTAGGCAACCATCTCCGTGATGTGGAAGGGCTTGCGGGTGTTGAGGCATTCAATGGGAATACCCCACCTCATCACAACTTAATGGCTTATGCGGTAGCTACAGAGTTAGGATTACCTATGTTTGGTGCAAGTGATGCTCATTGGGCTCATCAGGTAGGAAAGTATGCTACCATCTTTCCAGATGGGATCAGAGATGAGCAGGACTTGATCGCTGCGATCCGAAGCAAGGAGGTAAGACCAGCTGTCTATTATGAGGGAGAGTATATCTCCATTGACTTAGCACAGCAACTTCATCGACCATAG
- a CDS encoding SPFH domain-containing protein translates to MKELKAWKVNGFLGLLIALGLVGGAVYYFIQENFWVAIPLTVLAMILFSGLVVIQPNQAFAIIFFGRYLGTIRESGLFITVPFSIHKKVSLRVRNFNSKMLKVNDVDGNPIEIAAVVVFKVVDSAKAIFDVDDYEAFVEIQSETALRHVATKYAYDTFTEGGLSLRGNAEEIAQELAQELQVRLAVAGVEVMEARLTHLAYSPEIASSMLQRQQASAIISARQKIVEGAVGMVKDALEQLESEGVVQLDEERKAQMVSNLMIAIVSDRGAQPVLNTGSLY, encoded by the coding sequence ATGAAGGAATTAAAAGCGTGGAAAGTCAACGGTTTCTTAGGTTTGCTAATCGCCTTGGGTCTAGTAGGTGGTGCAGTCTATTACTTTATCCAAGAAAATTTTTGGGTGGCTATTCCACTCACAGTGCTGGCCATGATTCTTTTCAGTGGTCTTGTGGTAATCCAACCAAACCAAGCATTCGCCATTATCTTCTTCGGGCGTTATTTAGGAACAATTCGCGAGAGTGGTCTCTTCATTACTGTGCCTTTCTCTATCCACAAGAAGGTTTCTCTTCGTGTTCGTAACTTTAATAGTAAAATGCTCAAAGTAAATGATGTAGATGGTAATCCCATTGAGATTGCTGCAGTAGTTGTTTTTAAAGTAGTAGATAGCGCGAAAGCCATCTTTGATGTGGATGATTACGAAGCTTTTGTTGAGATTCAAAGTGAAACTGCTCTGCGTCATGTTGCAACCAAATATGCTTATGATACCTTTACAGAAGGAGGCTTATCATTGCGAGGCAATGCTGAGGAAATTGCCCAGGAGCTTGCCCAGGAATTACAAGTGCGCTTAGCTGTTGCAGGGGTAGAGGTGATGGAGGCACGCTTAACACACTTAGCTTATTCACCAGAGATTGCTAGCAGCATGTTGCAGCGCCAGCAAGCGTCTGCCATTATCTCCGCGCGCCAGAAGATCGTAGAAGGTGCAGTGGGAATGGTAAAGGATGCCCTTGAGCAGCTAGAGTCTGAAGGGGTTGTCCAATTGGATGAGGAGCGGAAAGCACAGATGGTGAGTAACCTCATGATTGCGATTGTGTCTGATCGGGGAGCCCAGCCCGTATTAAATACAGGAAGTCTCTATTGA
- a CDS encoding TrkH family potassium uptake protein yields the protein MLQIQSHRLSYNPHLWLIAGFAFTILSGAVLLALPIASSTEPIPFIDALFTATSAVCVTGLNTLMIGTEFSFFGQLIILCLIQIGGLGFMTFAVFLTTLFGKKLSWKQRLVMKESTKTSSYEGLGTLALQILWISFLFEGLSTLLLTIHWSPRLGWVDGFYYALFHSVSAFNNAGFSLWNDSLSQFVGDATVNIAITSLIILGGIGFPVIMDLYKKKSWRTLMLHSKIVLVTTTILIIIGWFFLLLNEYENPDTMGSLNTHERFWAAFFQSVTARTAGFNTIPIEALQATSLSLLILLMFIGASSGGTGGGIKTNTFVVLFFAVRSFIKGEEEINLFERRINWRYVVTALAVFAVSIAVIILATSILLWSEQIASEHFLSLLFEVTSAFGTVGLSTGITANLTSIGKLIMILVMFTGRLGPLTLAFAFTQRSTPAKLRFPEENMLIG from the coding sequence ATGCTACAGATTCAATCCCATCGCTTATCCTATAATCCTCACCTCTGGCTCATTGCTGGCTTCGCTTTTACTATTCTTAGCGGTGCTGTCCTATTAGCACTACCCATTGCATCTAGCACTGAACCGATTCCTTTTATTGATGCCCTTTTTACTGCCACATCTGCGGTCTGTGTTACGGGATTGAACACCTTGATGATTGGTACAGAGTTCTCCTTCTTCGGGCAATTGATCATTCTCTGCCTCATCCAGATTGGTGGTCTTGGTTTTATGACGTTCGCTGTCTTCTTAACAACACTTTTTGGAAAAAAACTAAGCTGGAAGCAACGATTAGTTATGAAAGAGAGTACCAAAACATCTTCCTATGAAGGTCTTGGTACTCTCGCTTTACAAATCTTATGGATTTCCTTCCTCTTTGAAGGACTTAGTACTCTGTTACTCACGATCCATTGGAGTCCAAGGCTCGGTTGGGTTGATGGCTTCTATTACGCGCTCTTCCATTCCGTCTCCGCCTTTAATAATGCCGGCTTCTCCTTATGGAATGACAGTCTTAGTCAATTTGTGGGAGATGCTACTGTCAACATTGCCATTACAAGCCTAATTATTCTTGGGGGAATCGGTTTCCCAGTCATCATGGATCTCTATAAAAAGAAGAGTTGGCGTACATTAATGCTCCATTCGAAAATCGTCTTAGTTACCACCACAATCTTAATCATCATAGGATGGTTCTTTCTGCTCCTCAATGAGTATGAAAATCCTGACACCATGGGTTCGTTAAATACGCATGAACGCTTTTGGGCTGCTTTCTTCCAAAGTGTCACCGCGAGAACAGCAGGGTTCAACACCATTCCCATCGAAGCATTGCAAGCTACGTCTCTTTCACTGCTCATCCTCTTGATGTTTATCGGTGCGTCCTCTGGTGGAACGGGAGGTGGAATTAAGACCAATACCTTCGTCGTGCTCTTCTTTGCTGTCCGTAGCTTTATTAAGGGTGAGGAAGAGATTAACTTATTTGAACGAAGGATTAACTGGCGTTATGTGGTGACAGCTCTTGCTGTTTTTGCTGTCTCTATCGCTGTGATCATTCTGGCAACTAGCATTTTACTATGGAGCGAACAGATAGCCAGCGAGCATTTTCTAAGCCTACTTTTTGAGGTTACTTCTGCCTTCGGCACAGTGGGACTTTCTACGGGAATAACCGCCAACTTAACCTCTATTGGCAAACTCATCATGATTCTTGTGATGTTTACTGGGCGCCTTGGCCCTTTAACACTGGCCTTTGCTTTTACGCAACGTTCTACACCTGCTAAATTACGTTTCCCAGAAGAGAACATGTTGATTGGTTAA